One window of the Parasphingopyxis algicola genome contains the following:
- a CDS encoding thermonuclease family protein has product MRRMARPPKPHRRSWHGAHREATIYRLADRRANRLTAPYLLMIALIVAIAGMWGLEFAERRAGPAATDARPFAAPAAGPASAPAARSISFAICGSGPRLNCVVDGDTFWMAGQKIRILDIDTPELSPPRCAEEERLGEAAKHRLHVLLNSGAVTLERAGRDRDRYGRLLRRVRVDGTPVGRVLIREGLARAYGGGRRSWCG; this is encoded by the coding sequence CCGCCCAAACCCCATCGCCGCTCCTGGCACGGCGCGCATCGCGAGGCGACGATCTACCGGCTTGCGGATCGCCGGGCGAACCGGCTCACCGCGCCCTATCTGCTGATGATCGCGCTGATCGTCGCGATCGCCGGCATGTGGGGCCTCGAATTCGCCGAGCGGCGCGCCGGCCCCGCCGCAACCGACGCCCGGCCATTCGCGGCGCCCGCAGCCGGCCCCGCTTCCGCTCCCGCAGCCCGCTCCATATCCTTCGCTATCTGCGGATCGGGCCCGCGCCTGAACTGCGTCGTCGACGGCGACACCTTCTGGATGGCGGGGCAGAAGATCCGCATCCTCGATATCGACACGCCCGAACTCTCGCCGCCCCGCTGCGCCGAAGAGGAGCGGCTGGGCGAGGCCGCGAAACACCGGTTGCACGTATTGCTCAACAGCGGCGCGGTGACGCTCGAGCGCGCCGGCCGCGACCGAGACCGGTACGGGCGCCTTCTGCGCCGCGTGCGCGTCGATGGAACGCCCGTCGGCCGCGTGTTGATCCGCGAGGGGCTCGCGCGCGCCTATGGCGGCGGCCGGCGCAGCTGGTGCGGCTGA